The DNA region GATGTCATTTCCCCAATTTCAACCTTGTTGATGAGGTTGAACTTTTAAGAGGAGGGTGTTGTGGGGCAAAGAGTTCTTGGTTAGAATAGTGAGTGGTGCTAGAAGTATAATATAGAATCATTCATGTATCTTCACCAAACAACTTCAATTTTTTGGGATAGTTAGTTCATGAAATAGTATGAGAGCTTCTATGACAAAGTGGTAAAGATTTGGATCTTTATTTATGCCATTATTCTGATAAAAAAAGTTGAGTTTCATGACAAGGTAGGTAAGCTTGTGCATTGTCCATATTTCAAGCCTAATGGGCTCTTGtatgagggggcgtgttagaagtttaatataaaatcattcatgtttcTTCAGCTAACAAGTTAAACTTTTAGGAAAGTTGGTTCATGACAAGTGGTGTGGTGGTTAAAGTAGTTAAAGGTAGGGACTTAGCTTAATTAGTAGGAGAGGGGTAGAAGAGGAGTATTCAGATTTGTTAGTTTTGGATAATGGCCCAGTTgttgttgagaagtctcacattgactagagatatggtcaAAATAGTCTTTATATAGGGTAAGCACAATCCTCAGACCTCATCCCTGCTTTTAGGGTAGAGTAgggcctaacccaaattctaagatgTATGTGAGTCTATCCTAGATCCGTTTAGTGGAGAAGAGATACCCATATATGGGCCACCTGCAGATGCTCATTCATGCAATTTCCGCACTCCAGATGTTCAACTTTGACtgtgagggggtgtgttgagaagtccGACATTGCCTAGAGATATGGCCAGAATAGTCTTTATATaaggtagagcaaccctcacccctaagctagcttttgaggtagagtCAGGCGTAACCTAAATTCTAAGAGTTGTTAAAGGGTAACCTTGGTTGAAGGGTAAACCCTTTGAAGtagagctctctctctctctctctgtttggTCTTCGATAAACATTACAGATTTATTCTCTttctattatttaaatttttcatgTCTTTCTCTTGTGGGTTCATGCCAGTCTCTTAGTAATTTGCAGATCTTCAGCTTTAATTAATTGGCAGTACGAGCCTATTATGAAACTAATGCGTTAAGGTCCCACGTTGACTAAAGATATAACCAAATAAGTCCTTATAAATAGTAGAACAATCCTCAAccctgagctagcttttggggtagattTAGTCAACCAAATTCTAAGATTCTAAGAAATAAGAATTACCACTTAGGATCTTTGTAGTCCTCTTGGGTTGGAGCAACCTCATGCTACCAACTTAAACctctttttttattataaaatattttatgcaTTGTGTGAAGCTTGGAATGTGTTAATCATGTACTAACTACAGGAAAACCGCTTGCAAAAATTCAAGCTACCTGAACCTGTCCTGTCAATTGGAGGTGTGCTGCTTGTTGAGCTATTGGGAAGAGTTCAAAAACAAGAAATGGATGAATTGTTCTACATATGGTTAGTTTCTCAAAACTTCTCTCTCCCTCCTTCACATTCATACACTGTTGTTTAGCTTAAATACATATTGAAGACCATTATTATTGAATTGAAATTGTGTTGGTGACACCTGCTCTTCCTTGACCTCTGTCCACTCATGAGTCATGATAAGGTATTGGAAAATGAGGCGGTTTCCCCTGAGAGAAATTTTTTCCATAATATAATAACATTTAAAATTTGTACTCTGATAGGCATCGACCTCCAATTAGTGAGGTCTATGAGAGGAAGAATAAGAGGAAAGGGCTGGGAGTTAGTGTTCCCTGACTTCTCCAGCAGTACTAGAGTGTAACTTTAACTAGTAAGTAATTAAGTGGCAAGGTTATATGGTCAGAAACAGTTAGGCAATTTCTGAGTAGAAGGAAGGGAAAGATTTGATTCTCGAAACAGTTAGGCAATTAAGTGGCAAGGTTATATGGTCAGAAACAGTTTCCAACATGAACAAATTTCCTGACTCTTATGTCTAGTGACTTGTCTTGGTTTCCTAATATTAAGTAATTTTTTCTTGTCAGAAAAAAATATCATCTATTTGCTTATCTGTTTTCCAACTATGATAAATTGGACTACTGTGGTGCAGCATCTCCCATGTTCAAGTTGTGGGGCAGCCGCTTTCACCCGCATTTGATATTAAAATTCATCACCCATCAGGAAAGTGTACCCTGAAATACTTCCCTCAAACCGATTGGTGTGTGCCTTCAACATCATCACCGACAATAGAGTCAAACAATCCTTCGCGCCTGCGGTCATTAATGCAGAGTGGTGTTAGACGTTGGGAGCAGATTATCTTGGGTGCACTGCTTGGTTCTGGATCTGTTGCAGTTGATGATTAATACAGTGCAGGGAATCAAGTAGCTCAATTCTCAGAAGACATTTTAAAAACTGTGTACTTGTGAGTGAGATTTGGTTGGCAGATAAGATATCACCTCAAATTTGTGCAAACCTCTGTAGAGTATATGGTCTGCACAGTTGTATCAATTTCTCATTTCTCAAAAATCAATTCTTTAAAGTTTTTCCTCATAATTGAttgactttaaaatcaattgtaaaagaaTTTTCAAAAATGCACTAAGTAGGGGTAGTTAGCATTCCTTCATCTGACATGAAATCTTGACTTCTTGGTAAGTTATCATTGAAGAGATCTCTGTCAATGATAAGTACGTTGAACATTTCTTCCACTTCTTATTCTTAACAAATATGTGATCGAACCTGGTGACTTTGATGCACATCATCTTGAATATATTTTGTTCTTCCTAAATATTATGTAAGCTGGATTTCTTATAATAGAGGGGATAACATCCTTAATTATTAAAATCAGGTTTCTGAAAGGGATTGTGGGTGATTTAACCCGTCCTATGTGGATGAATAGAATTTAAGATAAGTGCTAAAgaattttataactttttttcttttctttattttttgtaaaTAATCTTATTGAAGTGGTGGATTAATATATAAGTGGGTAGCAATTTCATATTGTTTGTCTTTATTTGTTACAAATAATGTTATTAGTCCACTATGGTAGAATTAAATCACCATTATGGGTGATTTAACCCCCATCTTTGGTCGATTGATTTTGTGGTCCAGTGGATCCGGGGAGAGGAGCGCGATTACCACAACCTCCTAGGTGCAGGCACTGGTTCTCTCCATGGGATGATGCAGGTGACAAAGTGGCtacctccccccccccccaggcTACTACTCGCTGACAGTTGATGGCGCGTTCAGTCGCACACACAACAGGATGGGAATCGGAGGGGTAATCCGGGATAGCACAACAGCCTGGATTTTGGGATTCTATGCTGGTGATGTCGGAGGGGATCCCATGATTGCTGAGATTCGAGCTATGATGGTAGGTTTGAAGCTTGCTTGGGCCAGGAACATTCGCGCTCTCTACTGTGAGACAGATTGCAAAGAGCTCGTGAAGGCTCTTCAGGATAAGAACTATGGGTACCATGTTCATGCCTCTGAACTACAAGGGATTCATTTGCTCCTCAGTAGACAGTGGACAGTCAAGCTCCGGTTTATTCCGCGAGAGGCGAATGGTCCAGCGGATTGTCTTGCGGGTGAAGGTGCTCGTTTGCATTGTGCTCGAATGGATTTCGTGGACCCACCTAGTGTGGTCGCTCCCTTCTTGGCTAGGGATTCTCTAACTCTTTAGTCGTTTAATTTTcccatgtaccaaaaaaaaaaaaaaccccatcTTTGGTGAGCCAATGAAATTTAAGATAAGCCAGCAAGAAATTTACtaacttttttctttattttttttttataaataaccaTATTGGTCTAGAGCATCTActtctttccttcttgtaactaaAAAAAAAGACTAGAACATCTACAACCACAATTGATTACACCAGTTCTTAGAGTTGAGCAGTATTGCAAAAAAATTCTCCCTATTGTAACATGCTTACGTGCATTGCTTGTTGCTTAAAAAAACTAAGCAAGTGTTGCTTCAGCAAGCAACTGTTGTTTAGCTATTGTTTAGGTGATTTTTAttaaacaataatttttttctttcattgatCAAGAAATTGATAAAGAAGAGGGTTTTTGTGCACCATTTCTGCTCCCGCAATTTCATTCTTCTCTTATCATTCACTAGTTTTGTTTTCTTCTCCAACTGATCCTTATTTAAATTACTTTAATGATATTTGGGAGTGTATCAAAGATAAGAAGGGtaaatggtcaaattagtcacGAGTTTGTAAATGAGTTTGATTTTAATCATTATGaggaaaaatgacgtttagtggcggTCAAAAACCGTCAGTAATTGTTAAAATGTCTGtgactaaacgtcatttttcctTTAGATTGACTAAAATTAAACTTGCTTACAATCTgaaggactaatttgaccattaattcACATAAGAATAATGATGCCTTGTTCAATGGCATCCTTGGATAACAGCAATAGGGGGAAAGCTTCTCCACAGGGGTGTATCAAAATAAACGTGGGCACTGGATGGTCGGGGGAGACAGCCACGGGATTTGGCATGGTGGCTTGTTCTAGCTCTGGTGAATTCTTGTTTGCAGCTTCGTCTTTAGAACCACAGAGGAAGGCTCCACAGATTGCAGAAGCGTCGGCAATGCGGTGGTGTTTAATGGTAGCACAAGAGCTAGAGTTTGACACCATAGTTGTGGAATCGAATGCTGCAGGTGTGATCAATGCTTTGACCTCTCCTAGGTGCCCTCCAGACATTGCACCTATTATAAAAGATTGCATAGGCTTAACAACACATTTTTCTGTTATTTCTTTTTGCCATGTAAAGAGGAAAGCTAATGGTGTTGCACAT from Lotus japonicus ecotype B-129 chromosome 2, LjGifu_v1.2 includes:
- the LOC130736636 gene encoding uncharacterized protein LOC130736636, whose amino-acid sequence is MASLDNSNRGKASPQGCIKINVGTGWSGETATGFGMVACSSSGEFLFAASSLEPQRKAPQIAEASAMRWCLMVAQELEFDTIVVESNAAGVINALTSPRCPPDIAPIIKDCIGLTTHFSVISFCHVKRKANGVAHARSSIACDFQVWCGGMIHLFVFVLPKHSQGVTYLGY